In Dromaius novaehollandiae isolate bDroNov1 chromosome 14, bDroNov1.hap1, whole genome shotgun sequence, a genomic segment contains:
- the MSS51 gene encoding putative protein MSS51 homolog, mitochondrial — protein sequence MAHRHGGAAPKTGRSKKSTKKPAARPVGPDVDSLGFQAMDSNVPGLSRVILQKLNMKSYDDYKSAMDGRKKGSDFGIRTYFDMFQKMEDTFKFCVECKKLPDALPDPKSLRRCKRCQNVYYCGVACQRANWPLHKKFCKKLKLVAIDRLVEWLVFTGDIPFPTETWTKPVQDVKGWEDWFAMQGQLEEKLGAILGGRYMTLLWANAGKPRPEEGELCESVKRLVTDFHSRPVTIGLGLQLFGLEPLARPLTVHVVGASHVETLSTRVTDYDELTRMFPGHQGMEVVMVGADVVDGPIMRPPLAAPAPGGKVYLSSYKGLYHDFWEDHVETQRAARPDLVVGFHPGFHACPDLMEGWLPTLLLLRDYRLPTLFTVYNEQELKASLQILAELEARVAAHAANPFASRRPEQVYSSPNKAPVYCSAYYIALLGPAAPGAPCLGGLEEDGGD from the exons ATGGCCCACCGGCACGGCGGCGCTGCGCCCAAAACCGGCCGCTCCAAGAAGTCCACGAAGAAGCCGGCGGCTCGGCCCGTGGGGCCCGACGTGGACTCCCTGGGCTTCCAGGCCATGGACAGCAACGTGCCGGGCCTGTCCCGCGTCATCCTCCAGAAGCTCAACATGAAGAGCTACGATGACTACAA GTCTGCCATGGATGGGAGGAAGAAGGGCAGTGATTTTGGCATCCGGACTTACTTTGACATGTTCCAGAAGATGGAGGACACCTTCAAGTTTTGCGTCGAGTGCAAGAAACTCCCCGATGCCCTTCCCGACCCCAAAAGTCTCCGGCGATGCAAGAG gtgccagAACGTGTACTACTGCGGTGTGGCATGCCAGCGCGCCAACTGGCCGCTGCACAAGAAGTTCTGCAAGAAGCTGAAGCTGGTGGCCATAGACCGGCTGGTGGAGTGGCTCGTCTTCACAG GAGACATCCCCTTCCCCACGGAGACCTGGACCAAGCCGGTGCAGGACGTGAAGGGCTGGGAGGACTGGTTCGCCATGCAGGGGCAGCTGGAAGAGAAGCTGGGCGCCATCCTGGGTGGGCGCTACATGACCCTGCTGTGGGCCAACGCTGGGAAGCCCAGGCCAGAGGAGGGAGAGCTGTGCGAGTCCGTCAAACGCCTCGTCACGGACTTCCACTCGCGGCCGGTCACCATTGGCTTGGGGCTGCAGCTCTTCGGCCTCGAGCCCCTCGCCAGGCCCCTCACCGTGCACGTGGTGGGGGCCTCCCACGTCGAGACCCTCAGCACCCGGGTGACGGACTACGACGAGCTGACGCGGATGTTCCCGGGCCACCAGGGCATGGAGGTGGTGATGGTGGGAGCGGATGTGGTCGACGGGCCCATCATGAGGCCGCCGCTGGCGGCGCCGGCACCCGGGGGGAAGGTCTATCTCAGCAGCTACAAGGGCCTCTATCACGACTTCTGGGAAGACCACGTGGAGACCCAGCGGGCCGCCCGCCCCGACCTGGTGGTGGGCTTCCACCCGG GTTTCCACGCCTGCCCCGACCTCATGGAGGGCTGGCTGcccacgctgctgctgctgcgcgaCTACCGCCTGCCCACCCTCTTCACCGTCTACAA CGAGCAGgagctgaaggcctcgctgcAGATCCTGGCGGAGCTGGAGGCACGCGTCGCGGCCCACGCCGCCAACCCCTTCGCCTCGCGGCGCCCCGAGCAGGTCTACTCCAGCCCCAACAAGGCGCCCGTCTACTGCAGCGCCTACTACATCGCCCTGCtggggccggcggcccccggggcgcccTGCCTCGgggggctggaggaggacggCGGCGACTAG
- the LOC112986893 gene encoding cytoplasmic phosphatidylinositol transfer protein 1-like: MLVKEYRICMPLTTEEYRVGQLYTISKHSHQESEKGEGVEVVKNEPHEDPVHGAGQFTEKRVHLSSKLPSWARAVTPRIFYITEKAWNYYPYTITEYTCSFLPKFSIYIETKYEDNCGDSENIFRSEKILGDHEVSFLDIAFDEIPERYYRSLEDPRYFSSAKTGRGPLREGWRQHTQPIMCSYKLVTVKFEVWGLQSRVEQFVHKVIRDVLLIGHRQAFAWVDEWCGMTMEEVRRYERETQEATNELVGRLAPAIAVSEAGRPSAPRSAPASAPSTPLADDAPDFLAAPKARPRKKSAPETLTLPALRERAGAE, from the exons atGCTGGTCAAGGAGTACCGCATCTGCATGCCGCTCACCACCGAGGAG TACCGCGTGGGGCAGCTGTACACCATCagcaagcacagccaccaggagAGCGAGAAGGGCGAGGGCGTGGAGGTGGTGAAGAACGAGCCCCACGAGGACCCCGTGCACGGCGCCGGCCAGTTCACCGAGAAGCGGGTCCACCTCTCCAG CAAACTGCCCAGCTGGGCCCGGGCAGTGACCCCCCGCATCTTCTACATCACGGAGAAGGCCTGGAACTACTACCCCTACACCATCACCG aGTACACG TGCTCCTTCCTGCCCAAGTTCTCCATCTACATTGAGACCAAGTATGAGGACAACTGCGGGGACAGCGAGAAC aTCTTCCGCAGCGAGAAGATCCTGGGCGACCACGAGGTCTCCTTCCTGGACATCGCCTTCGACGAGATCCCCGAGCGCTACTACCGCAGCCTGGAG GACCCGCGCTACTTCAGCTCGGCCAAGACGGGCCGGGGGCCGCTGCGGGAGGGCTGGCGCCAGCACACCCAGCCCATCATGTGCTCCTACAAGCTGGTGACCGTCAAGTTCGAGGTGTGGGGGCTGCAGAGCCGCGTAGAGCAGTTCGTGCACaag GTCATCCGTGACGTGCTGTTGATAGGACACCGGCAGGCCTTCGCCTGGGTGGACGAGTGGTGCG GCATGACCATGGAGGAGGTGCGGCGCTACGAGCGGGAGACGCAGGAGGCCACCAACGAGCTGGTGGGCCGGCTGGCGCCCGCCATCGCAGTGAGCGAGGCAGGGCGGCCGTcggcgccgcgctcggcccccgCCAGCGCCCCCTCCACCCCGCTCGCCGACGACGCCCCCGACTTCCTCGCCGCCCCCAAGGCCCGGCCCCGCAAGAAGTCGGCGCCCGAGACCCTGACGCTGCCGGCGCTGCGGGAGCGCGCGGGTGCCGAGTGa